The following proteins are encoded in a genomic region of Mahella australiensis 50-1 BON:
- a CDS encoding helix-turn-helix transcriptional regulator, whose translation MHSKYMMSDAIALLKERRNAKGLTQEQLAALIGVDRTTITKIENGSARPSVNNAKKIAQALDFDWTIFFNINDNQTSETA comes from the coding sequence ATGCACAGCAAATATATGATGAGTGATGCAATAGCACTTTTGAAAGAAAGAAGAAACGCTAAAGGTCTTACTCAAGAGCAGCTTGCAGCATTGATTGGCGTAGATAGAACTACGATAACGAAAATAGAGAATGGTTCAGCAAGACCATCGGTAAATAATGCAAAAAAAATAGCGCAGGCACTAGATTTCGATTGGACGATTTTCTTTAATATCAATGATAACCAAACCAGTGAAACAGCATAG